The following DNA comes from Pomacea canaliculata isolate SZHN2017 linkage group LG10, ASM307304v1, whole genome shotgun sequence.
caaatTAGTAGTATGATTGGCAGAACAAGCTTGATCTTACTTGAACCACTAAAGGGTTAGCATGTTGACAAGCTGGGAGAGTATTTCACAGTTAGGAATGCATAACAGAAACTTTTGTGACTGGGATCATTCAGATTCATTTTAGGGATGATAAGAAATACTCAACAAATACACTCAACAAATACAAAGTCAGCAAAggaaacacacacgcacacagcagAAAGATAATGTGATAGCATCCCTTTAATGTACCACTAGGCCATGACATCTAACTTGCAACCAAAATATTGCTTCGGTAGAAGGGAAGATGTCAAATTTTTACCTCTGTAATTAAGTCAGGCTGCACTATTTTTCGTTCTTTGTAGGTAAAAGATCAATTTATCAGGAGAAGCATTTTGGACATAATTGACAAAGTCAAGGTGAGAGCTAATCTGGGCAGTCATAACTAGTATGGCATGTTCAAAAGATGTCGCCATAAGGATATGGCATGTCTGATTTCCAAAAAGCATCTTTCAAAGCAAAACTAAAGCAAAAGCATTCATTATTTTGTGAGTTTTAAGTCTGTTGGCATTGTCtgcaaataatgataataaaattaaagaaatgcaACCTTTTGACCACTTTCATCGACAACTCCAGTAAACGTCACTTTAGGTTTCAGAAGATCAGTTTTGTGGCGAAGTTGaaaatctcttctttttttctccttaaaatcctgaaaaaaattcagcatatttgtttttattaggtTTCTATAAAgagatcattttaaaaacaactacAGGCACATTATATTGTGAGCACTTGAAAAAATATGCTTGTGGGATTCTATTGCTGACGCATACTCTTCTATGCCTTTATTTTGCCTTATGTTAGTTTACTCTCTTTGTGACAGAAGTTTATATGGCATATAGAATCCCTGCATGCAGCCTGGCTTTCTACATGTTTGAGAATAACAAAAAGTTACAACTGAAGATACTCAAGAACTAAAAGGCCtaatgtttacaaatttatgaagaaatgataagaatgtttttaacaaCAAATGTGTCCAAGATGGCACAGATTTAGCAACTGACATAATCAAGTACGATTGACCATTTAAACCATGGGCAAAGCTAGAAAATGAAGACAGTACTATTATAGGTTATATCTGTGGAATAGACTGGATGTTGCAAAAATCAAAAAAGTGAATGAGTTTCCCAATTTGAGACCAGCATATAGTGTATTTAACTCATTTTTTGCCTAAGCTTTAGAAGAAGTAAAACACTGGTTCACAATAGAACAAAAGCATCTAAATCAGGACAGCAGTATGGGAAAAactatgagagaaaaaaacttacagataATTGCTATAGCCCATTCAAACTTCTGACTTCTTTGTGCTAAAGAGTTTTAatacctttctctttttatggaCATCCTTAGTCTTTCGATCAATTTGAATTTTGGTTTTGGCTCCTTTACAGCAAATCAATTTGACATCAAGGATCCTTTGCTCTCGCTTTTGACATGAGCTGTCCTGAAATCCTGCCTCACATTTGTCACGAGTTTTTGAAGTCAATCCTGACATGATATTTTGATCattcattatttcttcattgACATGAAGTACATCTTTGTTGCTGTTTAGTGTATTGGTTAGGTTACTTCTGAGTAACCGTTTTGCAGGGGAAACAGATGTGTCTTCTGGAATATgcaattttctctttatgaATTTTCTTTGCTGTCTGGACTCCTGCCTTGATGCAGTAACTTCTTCATTGTCAAAACCCATCAGTTTCTGGCATTTTGAGTCCTGGGTACTCAATTCCCTTGTTAAATTCCTTTTAAACTCTTCAAGTctagtatttttctttatttttgatacATCTTTTGGaatctctttttttaagtttcctgATTTCACATGATGTCCCTGACATTTTTTAATcgcctttcttttctttttatatggttcttttatttccattttcccCTTAGGCGTATTTAAGACACAATGTCTGCCTATTTCTGTCCCTTTAGCTTGTGTATATGACTGTCTTTTAATCGGAACATTTTTGTACCTTGTGGACCTTCTGTTTTCCTCCTCTTCAGACTGTCTCTTAACTCTTTCATCTCTACTGTTTGAAACCTGGGTTTGAATTCGATTAGATCTCCTGATGTTATTCAAGACACAATGTCTGCCTATTTCTGTCCCTTTAGCTTGTGTAGATGACTGTCTTTTaatcagaacatttttgtaCCGTGTGGACCTTCTGTTTTCCTCCTCTTCAGACTGTGTCTTAACTCTTTCATCTCTACTGTTTGAAACCTGGGTTTGAATTCGACTAGATCTCCTGATGAATCCATTTTTACTTGTACTCATATTATATGAGTTATTTGATGTGCCATCTACAGATGTGATTATGCTTTTATCtggtttttttatatctttggtGATTTCGCTTTTCTTTGCAACTGACTTTAAAGCTTTAGGTTTTGTCAAAGTTTTTCTCCTACCACATCCCAAAGTGTGCTGCaaaatttcatctttcttttttagacTAATGGCCAAACCATCACCAATTGTGCAGTCAAACACATCTGTTGCAGACACCTGCCTCTCATCTTTTAAATTATTGCAGTAAAAGTTATCAGAGATGGAAAAGtcatttttgttctctttcatgCATATTTGGTTTCCTTTATCTGGCATTTCCTGTCTAATGTGAAACTCATTTTCTTGTTGTCCTACAGAAACTTTACATCCATTTACTTCTGTAAGCTGTGAGCTTGGGTGGTTTGTCTTGACATTCGGATTGCTAATGCTGACATggcttatttcatttttatctttaagaaagtcttcttcttctcttaaAACTTCAGCTTTTGTGCCTTGTTTAATGTCATTTGTTTCTGTAGGTTTTTTGGTCAAATACAGCTTGGTATTAACAGTTTCCTCTTCACTTATCTTTCTTCTGGAAAGATGAGGAAATGTAGTAGTTGGCATAAGAGAAACAAACACTTTGCCCTGATCCATGGATAAACAATTTTCCTGAGGAGATGGTGAAATCCATTCCCCAGCATTCTCTGATTCTTGGTCTAGATGACACTGAGCTGCATTTGCATTTATGGTGGCTCCAATGAAATCCTAAGGGGGGGAAAAAAGttatataaataattcataTAATTCTAAAGCCTATCAACATGGATACAGTATGCAAAAGGTTTTTATGATATTAAAGCtaaaagacacaaataaataaacaactgcTGTCTTTTGGAGATATTCACTCTAGATGTGAAATCAAGGCCGGCACTCGGCTATGTTACACCCTAGGCAAAAGACAGGTGTTGCATTCCCCCCAAAAACCAAGCAATtataacacagctagcaattaATTTATATGTTCTGGACACTGAGGCTTAAAACCtcaatttctttgctttttactaTGCAAAAGGTTATTCTTTCAGATCTAGTGAAGCTGCCACGTCATGCTCAATAGTTATTATGGCCTGCGCAACCATGTCTTTCATGCAGCATTGTTGACTtcaagtaatttttaatttcatttttgagaTACTTTATTCTTTGATGGCTACAGAAACTGGCAGGGTCAGTAACATGGCACAAGTGGTAtagtatttcattatttatattggACAATTATGATTATAactttgtgatttattttaagttttgtagACTTAGGAAGTCATCCACTCTTGCATGCTCGCAAATCAAACCCTTCTGTTTCAATTTATACAATAAATATAGAAGATTGCAAACTTTGTTAAGTTCTTCATTCTTTGACGTTTCAAAAGCTTGTGGAGATGTATCGTTTTTCTTCTTAAGATTCCCTGCATCTTCACCCTCCAGTACATCATATACCTGAGTAGaggtaaaatgaagaaaacttctTTGGGTA
Coding sequences within:
- the LOC112573540 gene encoding uncharacterized protein LOC112573540 isoform X2, with translation MEMNATQTMNPNLADEEYATDVISQKHPPFKTELNWSSSESGKSEEYDMKTAEDQKQLLDETQIYSTYSSPEVSDDDTQRSFLHFTSTQVYDVLEGEDAGNLKKKNDTSPQAFETSKNEELNKDFIGATINANAAQCHLDQESENAGEWISPSPQENCLSMDQGKVFVSLMPTTTFPHLSRRKISEEETVNTKLYLTKKPTETNDIKQGTKAEVLREEEDFLKDKNEISHVSISNPNVKTNHPSSQLTEVNGCKVSVGQQENEFHIRQEMPDKGNQICMKENKNDFSISDNFYCNNLKDERQVSATDVFDCTIGDGLAISLKKKDEILQHTLGCGRRKTLTKPKALKSVAKKSEITKDIKKPDKSIITSVDGTSNNSYNMSTSKNGFIRRSSRIQTQVSNSRDERVKTQSEEEENRRSTRYKNVLIKRQSSTQAKGTEIGRHCVLNNIRRSNRIQTQVSNSRDERVKRQSEEEENRRSTRYKNVPIKRQSYTQAKGTEIGRHCVLNTPKGKMEIKEPYKKKRKAIKKCQGHHVKSGNLKKEIPKDVSKIKKNTRLEEFKRNLTRELSTQDSKCQKLMGFDNEEVTASRQESRQQRKFIKRKLHIPEDTSVSPAKRLLRSNLTNTLNSNKDVLHVNEEIMNDQNIMSGLTSKTRDKCEAGFQDSSCQKREQRILDVKLICCKGAKTKIQIDRKTKDVHKKRKDFKEKKRRDFQLRHKTDLLKPKVTFTGVVDESGQKIVKELGGEVDQHITDCTHLVTDKEEGMLEAKVPDGLCPSYQHTSLMKTFPRW
- the LOC112573540 gene encoding uncharacterized protein LOC112573540 isoform X1, yielding MEMNATQTMNPNLADEEYATDVISQKHPPFKTELNWSSSESGKSEEYDMKTAEDQKQLLDETQIYSTYSSPEVSDDDTQRSFLHFTSTQVYDVLEGEDAGNLKKKNDTSPQAFETSKNEELNKDFIGATINANAAQCHLDQESENAGEWISPSPQENCLSMDQGKVFVSLMPTTTFPHLSRRKISEEETVNTKLYLTKKPTETNDIKQGTKAEVLREEEDFLKDKNEISHVSISNPNVKTNHPSSQLTEVNGCKVSVGQQENEFHIRQEMPDKGNQICMKENKNDFSISDNFYCNNLKDERQVSATDVFDCTIGDGLAISLKKKDEILQHTLGCGRRKTLTKPKALKSVAKKSEITKDIKKPDKSIITSVDGTSNNSYNMSTSKNGFIRRSSRIQTQVSNSRDERVKTQSEEEENRRSTRYKNVLIKRQSSTQAKGTEIGRHCVLNNIRRSNRIQTQVSNSRDERVKRQSEEEENRRSTRYKNVPIKRQSYTQAKGTEIGRHCVLNTPKGKMEIKEPYKKKRKAIKKCQGHHVKSGNLKKEIPKDVSKIKKNTRLEEFKRNLTRELSTQDSKCQKLMGFDNEEVTASRQESRQQRKFIKRKLHIPEDTSVSPAKRLLRSNLTNTLNSNKDVLHVNEEIMNDQNIMSGLTSKTRDKCEAGFQDSSCQKREQRILDVKLICCKGAKTKIQIDRKTKDVHKKRKDFKEKKRRDFQLRHKTDLLKPKVTFTGVVDESGQKIVKELGGEVDQHITDCTHLVTDKIRRTVKFLAGLAKGITIVRPEWLQSCRSAGFFVDCRRFQLNDSKMEMRYKFSLETSLNKARKTPVFLGYKIHVTRSVHPEPLQMREILWCAGAKYLSQVPTRAAEKTLVISCEEDKVFWKPALKAGVPIVSAEFVLTGILKQEVNIEQYLI